A single genomic interval of Eurosta solidaginis isolate ZX-2024a chromosome 3, ASM4086904v1, whole genome shotgun sequence harbors:
- the LOC137246076 gene encoding uncharacterized protein gives MGSKYFSKASFFGFFKRFTTNELTNRLSSGKLNNNNNKSIQNMDRSRHLPGWKYYYNQWQITMGKFVGGFETKLSKMGRNLPETGGNSFRQAKRQILQLVVDSKERIRQLEREFERLRNMVPYKETANLKLSSSQRPSTFSVSMMEEGKIGAFKAGIRITEYTHPKPPLKELLSQYDLDTTFSHEPHYKGRFTCLKFPQIYNYRKSFMISTAANHKDQTIVDDEAKVDTAKSL, from the exons atGGGTAGTAAATATTTTAGCAAGGCCAGCTTCTTTGGTTTTTTCAAGCGTTTTACTACAAATGAATTGACGAATAGGTTAAGCTCTGGCAAacttaacaacaacaataataagag CATTCAGAATATGGATAGAAGCAGACATTTGCCAGGTTGGAAATACTATTATAATCAATGGCAGATTACAATGGGAAAATTTGTTGGCGGTTTTGAGACAAAACTCAGTAAAATGGGACGCAATCTACCAGAAACTGGCGGAAACTCATTTCGACAGGCAAAG CGACAAATACTGCAGTTAGTAGTTGATTCTAAAGAACGTATTCGTCAGCTGGAAAGAGAATTTGAACGACTTCGTAATATGGTACCATATAAAGAAACAGCCAACTTAAAATTGAGTTCAAGTCAAAGACCAAGTACATTTTCAGTGTCAATGATGGAAGAGGGCAAAATTGGAGCATTCAAAGCTGGAATAAGAATAACCGAATATACACACCCAAAGCCACCATTAAAGGAACTCTTATCACAATATGATCTTGACACAACATTTTCACATGAACCACATTATAAAGGAAGATTCACATGCCTGAAATTTCCACAAATTTATAATTATCGAAAGAGCTTTATGATTAGTACAGCAGCCAATCACAAAGACCAAACAATTGTTGATGATGAAGCAAAAGTTGATACAGCTAAATCACTTTAA